From the Chelonoidis abingdonii isolate Lonesome George chromosome 12, CheloAbing_2.0, whole genome shotgun sequence genome, one window contains:
- the CUTA gene encoding protein CutA, with product MKAACCALLLSLLMVSLLRTVYQRFFSMAAEAYTPGSLSAAFVTCPNEKVGKEIARAMVEKHLAACVNIMPQITSIYEWKGKIEEDREVLLMIKTRSSQIPALTDFVRSVHPYEVAEVIALPIQQGNAPYLQWVGETVPE from the exons ATGAAAGCTGCCTGCTGC GCGCTGTTGCTGTCCCTGTTGATGGTCTCACTGCTCCGAACCGTGTATCAGCGTTTCTTCTCCATGGCGGCTGAAGCCTATACCCCAGGGAGCCTGTCAGCTGCCTTCGTCACCTGCCCCAATGAGAAAGTGGGCAAGGAGATTGCAAG GGCGATGGTAGAGAAGCACCTGGCTGCCTGTGTGAACATCATGCCTCAGATCACATCCAT ATACGAGTGGAAGGGGAAGATCGAAGAGGACAGGGAGGTGCTGCTG ATGATCAAAACCCGGAGTTCCCAGATCCCAGCGCTGACCGACTTTGTCCG GTCGGTGCACCCATACGAAGTAGCAGAGGTGATTGCGCTGCCCATCCAGCAGGGAAATGCACCATATCTGCAGTGGGTTGGGGAGACTGTGCCAGAGTGA